CCTATATTTATATGAGGGTATGAATGAGTACAAGTACATAGTTAAGAGTCACTGATTGTTCATTGCAGTATAagttttgatatgttttattgtAGGGTCGTGGTGGATCTAAAGCTATGATGAACACTATCATGCAGTTGAGGAAGATTTGTAATCATCCGTTCATTTTCCCACATTTGAAAGAAGCCATTGCAGAACATCAGGGAGGCACAGGTGCCTCTATTAGTGGGTGAGTGTGATTTATTGCTTGTTCATGTTTTGCACACGATGCTTCataaaatcattgtaaattCTGTTTTGCATCAGTCTCAGCTGTGTGAATAATCTGAACAATTACTTTTATAGACCAGATTTGTATCGAACGTCTGGAAAGCTCGAGTTCTTGGACCGTGTTCTGCCAAAACTGAAGTCTCTAAATCACCGAGTCCTGCTCTTAACTCCGATGGTATCACTGATGAGTATCTTGGAGGATTACTTCCTGTACAGAGGTAAGTGAATAATGAGGTGAAATCTTATTCTAAATCAAAAGGGAGttataattcaatatacatatagaatAAATTTTCACTGCAATCCTTAATAACATTATTATATTGTATAGGATATAGATACCTGCGTTTGGATGGAACCACAAAGTATGAGGATCGTGGACAGCTGTTGGAACTGTTTAATAAGAAGGACTCCCCCTactttttgtttttaatgagTACCAGGGCTGTAAGCTTACGTTTGAATCTCCAGGCTCCAGACACTGTCATAATTTATGAATCTGACTGGGATCCCAATTGGGTAAATTCCAGGGAaatttcttgtacatgtacattgttgaATACCTACATGTTTGatttttctaaattcaataGAGAATTTGATGTAAAGCAATGTAGCCAAGGCTCAGAAATGGTTTTATAGCTCCATATTAAATTGAAATGGTACGGAAAATGGTAAATAGTATTGGATTCTAAGTGAATTTaaagcattttaaaaatcttttttgatAGGATCTGCAAGCTTGTTACAGAGCTCAAAGAACTGAACAGAAAAATGAAGTCCGAGTGCTACGTCTGATGACAGTGAACTCGGTGGAGGAAAAGATCCAGGCTAATACTGCTCACTTCAATCTAAACAGGGATAAAATGTTCAGGAGCGAACGTCGGCAGCTCCTACAGTCCATTCTAGAACAGGAAAAAGAAGAAGTGGGGGTCAGTTTTGGATTGGATATGTTTCCAATACAgctaaataaatatattttgtgaagactgttatttacatatatgtaaaataaGCTTCAATGGGTTCATTTTCTGTGATGTTTTAGGAAGAAGATGAGGTTCCTGATGATGAAACGATCAATCAGATGTTAGCTAGAACTGAGGATGAGTTTGATATCTATCAGGTAATGTTAGCTTCACTacactagatatatacatgtacatagcgTCTTCTACATTTGGAGGTAACGGAATGCATGAATTTTCATTTCCACATAGAAAATGGACATTGAGAGAAGAGAGGAGGCCAGAAATCCAAATCGGAAGCCCCATCTGATGGAGGAAGATGAGCTCCCAACTTGGATTTTGAAGGATGAGAAAGAGGTTAGAACTTTCAACTATGATACACATGAATGCATTTCTTATCATGTTTATGCCTTTGTCAAGTAAAACTaacaaaatttgatatttaccaCTATCTTAAAATTCTTGAATTAAATTGGTATCTGTACTTTGCAGGCCATTGAAGAAGGTAATTTGTACAAGGTAGAACAAGTGAAACAGAAAACTAAGAAACCTAGAAAGAGGAAGGCTGAAAAGGAAGAGGAAACAAAGCCAAAGAAGAGGCGAGGTTGTCCTCCAGTGGAGAAATTACCTCCCAACCCACGCAAACTGACttctgtaatgaaaaaagtaCTGGATGTTGTATTGAACTACAAAGATAGGTGGGTTTTAGTCTTTATAGAAATATCATTTTCGGAGCATATCCAACAGTATGTTTATTGTTtagtttaaaataaataaatgtaaagtagatttctgaaaatgtgaaattctagTTGCATTTTGCAAAGTAAACTTCATCTATGAAATGTGTATTGAAACTGATTTCATGAATCACTTATTTCCGTTTTCAGAGATGACCGAGTTTTAAGTGAAGCGTTTTTCCAGTTGCCATCAAAGAAAGACTTGCCAGAGTACTATGAGATCATTGCAAAGCCTGTGGATTTCAAGGAAATTAAGGTTAATAGTTGATCTTTCATGCTGTCTGTCAGTTTCATTTAATTGTACTAGAGATATTAAAGGTTCTTCTTCCCACTAACTGACTGACAGCAATTATGTCTCTCCCTAAAGGGATGGAGACATTGACCTCAGCACAAATGTCCATCTGTCTATCTCAAGATCATGTTCCCCTCAAATGGAATGGCTTCAAACTTCAGTAAAGCAGAACCTCAGGAAGTCAAAGTCGATTGGACTTTTAAAAACTTTCGAGATCTGGTGTTTCAAATTACTTGAAGTTGAATTCCAGTATCActtatcattttgattaatgTTTTTAACATGAAGTGCATGCAATTACAATATGCAGTTATGATATTACTGCTGCAAATGAAGTTTGACTGCATAGACTGTACAGGCTAATCATTGAATATACCCAATCTGTCACTTTTATGTGTCATCAATGTTCAGATTTGTGTGGTGCTAATTAACAAAGCAGCATGTTGTTTATTCAATACTTGCATGGAACCATCAGCAGACAATGGTGTATGTCTGAAAAGGTGTTAATTTCACCTAGTTGAAAATACACTGTGTAAATCTGGCATAGAAAGCGACAACCTGGTGAACAGTTATGTTTAGAGGACCAGAAATCGACCTGACTTTGACATAAACCAAGTATAAAATAGTTGAGATAACTGGAGTATTTAAAATAATGGGTTTGAGATATCAGAGAATTTTCAAATAATCTATTTAAGTAAATATGACTAAAAGCACTACCCCATATTTAAAGCAATTTCACAAGGTCAACAAAAAATCTGGTAACCAAAGTTATTGGGCTAGTGGTTTTTTGTGAAGGCTGTATATGTGTCATGTAATCAAGGTCACGGGACATTCGTGTAAAGGTATGTACTGatcttaaagggacatggacacgatttgagccgaaaatattcaaattttatttttccatttttaatgtttagaatgcttaactaaggtatttctaatggttagcaaaaatttgaatatcagttgtcaaggtacatgagagatacagatctcataattccttgttatgtaaacaaggcttgtgtcatgtttttgtttatataggttaaatgtacatgtaaaagttcatttaaagcagattttttcaattcacaggttaattctgaatacaatcaaatagtttctagtgtttggcacatctcattttcttttaaacatacTATTTTCTATGAAgccatatatatgtaaacaaaagcatggcatgagccttgtttacatagaGTTGCGAGTGCTGTATTTTgcttataactcaacaactgatattcaaattttggttgaccattagaaatactttagatAAGCATTGTagacaataaaaatggaaaagtaaaatttgaaatttttcagctcaaattgtgtccatgcccctctaaggtcaatcatttcatcaaggttaaggtggctcactacaccctaaaatagtttctcaaatcagtacgaattcatttattcataaaagatatgatgatatataataagtataaatgccaaaaagacagaaaatattcaaatttgaataagaatttgattttcaaaaaaattatttcaacacatatgaacaaaagactctggcggatttgaactcgagatctgagGTTCACCAGCCcacaatgctttaaccactgagctatgatgatagacaaacaaatcgatcgatacaaataatatcacaaaacatttaaattgccatcttgtgacgtagtgtcttAAAGAGTATAAACTTTAGTGTAGTGTCATAATGGCTGTAAATGCGTGGTGTTGTGGTCTGTTAAAGTGCGCCAGTTATGGCCCAATCACCTCCGACTTCAGCACTTAGGGTTTCTGTTAGGGTTACCTCTCCCTTAGCCTTTCTCATAAATGGGTATCCACAAGGCAGCAGAGCTATTTGACCCATAGCTGGGTCAAGGCTGATAAGTGCTAGGGCATATCCACATGCTGGTGGGCCTACACACATCATCTCTGGGGCCCTTGCTGCTCCGAGATCCCCTTTCGATTTAGCCTGAGATACTAGATTTCAGTTGACATGCATTGTCACGGGGAGGCATTGAAAGGAGTCTTGGTAGTGTAGAGGCTTTGTACTGGCAAGGCAAGATTTACACACTCGACTCACCATTTcacctacatgtacaagtaGGCTAGCCAGCGGCAGCAGTAGATCTACAATTTTGATCCCCGCCACACTAGACACATTTCACTACCCTGTGGTGAGACACCAACACacagctttagtgtagtgagctaccttaattgaCTGGAGTTTTTATAGTGACCAGTTATAATGAagtacataaacatatatacaattaatcagtgtaaaaaatatcaaaccAAAGGTGTATGATGAACTTCAGTCAGTTTCTTGTCAAAAAGGTCAGGATTATTGGGTAGATTAAGTGGGAGGTATAACTTTGTATCTCTTATAACATATACTAAACATTGACATAACacaagtgcacatttttgcattgatttctttattttaaaaactgtttctgCTGTTGTTTTTTCTGAAatcaatgtatttttatttttaaaaagtttgtttttttgttacaGCAAAGAATAAGAGATCATAGGTACCTTAGTTTAGATGATCTGGAGACTGATGTTATGCTTCTTTGTGAGAATGCACAATCCTACAACATTGAGGGTTCTCTGGTTAGTAAATTTTACATTCTTTTTTGAAATCAAGTCCTATTGGGACCtttatatacattacatatattAATAAGATATTTGTGATAAACAATGGatagattttcaaatgaaaatactttTGCAATATGcatataagactctcttatgagtagccatgaaatataaggtgattccacccgagggttgcaaaaaagctgtgaaacccgaggctttgccgagggttttaccgcttttttgcaaccccgagggtggaatcaccttaatatttcatggcaactcataagagagtatttttctctcatatttctagagttttccgttttccttgtgcctagcgacgccattttgagaatttttcaatcaattaatttttcgctctacattaaaaataacatcagaatcgaattctacgaccttcattttggcaactatGTTGCTGACAAAGaatcggccgacgagtgtataagtgaattgtattagagttattcctctttgaataaatcaataatcagggtgcgtgacgtaactcgacagtcatcagcgcgaaacattttgacagacctaatcagaatatgcaTTCACAACtgcacgttttttttttctttttcttagaggagcattgatattgatattaattgagcagttatttaatgacgagtgtgtgaagaggaattccaagtggtttttgttggtgaatatgggcatggctagactttcgtttttcacgcgtgcaaggactcgagttTCATGGACATTGAAcgcacttatttcacctgagacacggacagtagacgttgacagagtgaatgtggaggtaggcctagacgtaatagaccgtgtgggctgggtttctgtgaacgggcataatgcaccggatgacataggtgtatgaggaatttgtgactgttgttgagtgtgcagtaattgttcaaggaatgtgtatttttgtgtccggtcacatacacctggagattatcagggacattacaatctgtcattttttgtacaagagctttgcagacgctagtgttcgtcaatcgaggcgaggtaagttgcaagctagttgtgtattgattatgacgtcacgggatatgtaagataaacgtcacgtgatatgaaagatagaaatatcttacatacctttctttcatagaatatctgtatcttacatacgtagatatgagagaatgGTTTGTCTTTCAACCTGCAACATCTTAATACCCATTCTTGATTTTTAGCTCGCGAACTGAAAacccaagtgagcttttctgatcactttttgtatGTCTGTTCGTaaacatttaacattttctacTTCTCGAGAACCACAGGGCTAATTTCAGGCAAACTTGCCACATGCTTGGGTAAagaagatttaagtttgttaaaaaaaaacacgctCATAATCAAGAATTAGTAAAATTTTGTGGCatctttgaaaaatcttcttctcaagaaccactgagccaatttcaatcaaacttggcacaaatcatccttgggtgaaggggattcaggtttgttaaaatgaagggccagtcagggatttttttagggtctgtagagggccgaaattcggcccCGTTTCCAATGCTAAAGAGCAGGTGTTTTTCCCAAAAATGATGCCTTAGAATTCCCAAATGATGGATGCTTTGATGAGAATATGCCATGAGGCGCCATCCAACTTGGTGCCACTCTGTtgcaaaacattttgacagttttttctctgccaaagaccGGAAATTAAAACTTGTTTAAGCGacattgataatgaaatatcaaatggttaactttttgcttgttataccccccgcaacaagttgtggggggggggggggggtatactggaatcgggttgtccgtctgtctgtccgtccgtccgtctttagacgcaatggtttccgggctctaaagcattatcctttccacctattgtcaccatatcatatatatggactacccatgggatgaagatgttccctatcgattttggggtcaaaaggtcaaaggtcaagcgcactggacatcgaagtagcaatatggtttccgggctctaaagcgttatcctttccacctacagtcaccatatcatacatatggactacccatgggatgaagatgttccctatcgattttggggtgaaaggtcaagcacactggacatcgaagtagcaatatggtttccgggctctaaagtgttatcctttccacctacagtcaccatatcatacatatggactacccatgggatgaagatgttccctattgattttggggtcaaaaggtcaaaggtcacgtgcactggataGCGAAGTAGCAATaaggttcggtttgtcatgccatttgttttttacactcagaaaagaggtagtttatacctattaccaacaccctttgggagattggggtaagcttattcttagtgagcattgctcacagtacctcttgtttttcttatttatttgtatgaaacaacttttccaatttcaatcaaatattgttGTTTTTCCCAAACTTGACAGCCCTGGCCCCTGGATTCAAGGGATAAAAAAATCCCTGCCAATTCTCcctccaaaggggagataatttagaaaaaggCAGAAatggggtggggtcatttaaaaatcttcattagaaccactaggccagaaaagttgatatATATGCTTTCTGAGatgtgtagatttaagtttattcaaatcatggttcccgggggtagggtggggccacaataggggatcaaagttttccatggcgatatacatgtatataggataaatatttaaaaaatcttctcaggaacaacagggccatgagTAAACATATTCAGTttgcaagcattcccaggtagtgcagattcggGTAAAATTATTACCATTTCTAGCAAAAACTGATTTGGGATTTGAGGATAATGCAGAATTTAGCATCTGAACCAAACATAATGAATTGATGATGAAAAAGAATCTTTGAAACCTATGAATTTGATTATCTTTTGCAGATTTATGAAGACTCCATAGTTTTGAAGTCAGTGTTTACAAGTGCAAGAGAAAGATTAGAAAAAGAGGGAGTGTCCTACTCAGATGAGAACAGCAGTAGTAACGAGGAGGATGAAGGCGAGGAGGATGAAGGGAAGGGAGAAGAGGAGGAAGAGGAAGAGGATGAGGAGGAAGGTAAGGGAATTGTTATTTTTGTGAACTGCAGCATGGATTTGTTTTCACACTACTGGTTTTAGTTTTCTCGAAAGAAACAAGACATGTATTTAATCTGGGTTACATTTAAAgtcatcattatcattaaatgattttttaaaagactgTGGTTGCAAACATTTTCATAGCGGTATACATTGGTATGTCGAATAATTTTCGATTGACATACTTTatttgtgtataatgtatagaCTGGGAAAATTGTTTTGCAGGACATTCTTCAAGCAAGAAGCACAAAAGAGATAAATCTAAAAAGGTACCATgtcttcaaaaatatttctgtttaaTATCTGTTATTTAGGAATAAATGCctagacatttattccttatatttatatttttcagtacatgtatataggtgtCTATGTCAAGTTAAAAagtttgttcttttttttaaaaaataaaataaattccaTGGAAACAGCGTAGGTTTATTACTGACTACACATAGGTAAATATcatcatatttaattttattgattttaatggcagaaaaaagaaaaatcagaTTCCAAAAAGAGAAAGTCTCGTTCCAAAGCAAAGCCAGTTATCAGTGATGAAGACGAGGAAACAGATGAGGTGAGATGCTGTCCAATTCAAAAGATTTACTAATAATGCGTTTACATCGTGcatatcatttgaaagattcTTGAGGAAATACATAACGTATATGTATGACAGATGAGAGATGAAATCTGCAGAACAGTCTAATGGTTCATGTaatctttttttcattataggaCTACGAGTAATTAGCTAGAGAATGGCTATCAACATGAAGATAAAGAACGGCCAGGTGCTTTGTGATACTGAATTGATTGGACTACAAACATTTcttcataaaaaattatatttcatgtaaaGTGTGTTTAGTTATATCAAATGTCATGTGTGTAGAGACATATTTTGTTGAAACAGTGCaatgattttgtaaataaagtgTAGTAGTAATTGTTGCTTATCTTCTACTTGTTTTAATTCTATTGGGGAGATTACCTGACCTACAGGTTATTTAGGTAGTATGATTAGGTCTGATGCAAAAGATCAGGCAATGCCATGAATGCATCCATCTTGTGTAATTTTTTCAGAATTGATGGGGACatatttaactttttaaaataaaatgtattcaaaatgTGTTAAAACTTTGTGAAATTCTGTGTCTCCTTTCTATCACGGCCAACTACTATTATTTAGTTTTTACCTGGACCATTCAATtcaccaaatacatgtacttaaagtCTGAAACTTGTGTAGTTTAAAAGTTATAACTAAGGTCAAAGTTGCAGGTGTACTCTGAAGCAGATGAACATGAACTAAATATATGGTCTCTGATCCAAAATCTTGGGACGCAAAATGTCCATGCTGTAGAGTTTGGACAAAATTAAAAAGATTGTTGCAAGGggagtggtaaagcttatcttgCATGCAGAGCTGCCAACCCTCATTATTTTGGCGCAAGGCTTACGATTTTAGGGCCGAAAATACGCCTTACGATTTCACTATATATCTTCCGATTTTCGCTTAGTTgacatttcaaaagttttagagctgtccatcattggtttttacttttataataaacaagCTATAGTCATTACTACATTTATTTGCacagtctatatatatacaaaacctcgatcattttaatgctttgaaataaacaatatggcagcTGCTACTAAACGTAAGGCATGCATAgatggaaataacaacaataatcccccaaagaagaaaacCAAATGAAGCCAGATATTCAAAGAACAATATGCAAGTAAACATCTATTCGTTTCAAAGTCAGAAAGTGGGAGTTGTATGCtaagtgtacaatctgtttgacaTTTTTCACGGCGGGGAAAATAACATAAAATAATttgccagaataactgacacagtaactgtaaaattatgatttgtaCTAATGTAGTAAGATTTTGTACACAAGTTTTAGAAGgtaaaattaacaagaggcccaagggcctagaatcgctcttctgataaattgtacaaccccaccatttctattcttagcctcttagtattttaaatctttagttaaatcctaagaattaaaaaaaaataggtcaatgtgacctactttttggtttacacattttgagaacccaagaaatatcaactgacaaagtttgatgattttaagccaattagtatctgaatattgaaatattgctgtcaaattccaatcgtaggtcatggtgacctactttttgatcaGCGAACtccaaacatgcaagacccatcaactgacaaagtttgatgactgtaggtcaaatagtatctgaaatatataaatatagccgtccaattccaaaagtaggtcaagttgacctactttttggttgaaacccttcgaacatgcaagacccaacaactgacaaagtttgatgattgtaggtcaaatagtgtctgaaatatagtaatttagctgtcaaataccaaaagtaggtcacggtgacctactttttggtcgacacaaaccgaagactgaagacgtatcaactgacaaagtttgatgatcctaggttttacagtgcccaaaatatgcatctaaaattgaaaatgtgaaatttgaatatctgcaaaattcaaaaagtaggtcactgtgacctacttttttataaatatgtttcaaggccttaagatgcatcaacttacaagatttgatgattctaaacctctcagtatttgaaataacaacttaaaatatatctataaatgataatctataaaattcagaaagtaggtcacggtgacctatttttcagttgacgcatttcaaggtcccatgatccaccaactgacaagtttagatgatcataggcttcaaagtgtccaagatatgcatcaaaattaattttaaaataaatacctgcaaaattcaaaaagtaggtcactgtgacctacttttgagacaacttgacacaaggtcctaagatgcatcaactgtcaaaatttgatgatcctagtccttataatgactaaaatatcaaagatttaaggaaatataaatttaggtcaactttgaagtgaccttgagaccacgccctttgccccagggtaatgccttgaacaatttttaatctacaacatatcctcatccttatgtgtaagtttggtgataatctgcccagtggttcttgagaagattttttagcaaccactacttttgtttgtattttcctgattatctccccttgttaaagggtcacatccctctatttagtatgtatgaaagcccttgggccaatgataccctgtaacaaattt
This genomic window from Ostrea edulis chromosome 4, xbOstEdul1.1, whole genome shotgun sequence contains:
- the LOC125669609 gene encoding transcription activator BRG1-like, with protein sequence MMDHHANTEQEQKKEPKRLEKEHMRRLMAEDEEGYRKLIDQKKDERLAYLLAQTDEWISNLMTLVAQHKEDLKKKKQKRRRKKRDDKTEDGDSNMSELRVSVIDTTTGKVLTGDDAPLSSQLEAWLELNPGYEVAPRDDGEESGSGDEEEEELKSPDDIDENLAQEVIHQASREVDDEYHRSAKAEEKSYYGVAHTVHEPVSEQATIMVNGKLKEYQIKGLEWLVSLYNNHLNGILADEMGLGKTIQTIGLITYLMEKKKVNGPFLIIVPLSTLLNWVLEFEKWAPSVIKIAYKGSPTTRRLLSPQLKAAKFNVLLTTYEYIIKDKAALSKLRWRYMIIDEGHRMKNHHCKLTQVLNTHYCAPHRLLLTGTPLQNKLPELWALLNFLLPSIFKSCSTFEQWFNAPFAMTGEKVELNQEETLLIIRRLHKVLRPFLLRRLKKEVESQLPDKIEYVIKCEMSCLQRCVYRHMQAKGILLTDGSEKDKKGRGGSKAMMNTIMQLRKICNHPFIFPHLKEAIAEHQGGTGASISGPDLYRTSGKLEFLDRVLPKLKSLNHRVLLLTPMVSLMSILEDYFLYRGYRYLRLDGTTKYEDRGQLLELFNKKDSPYFLFLMSTRAVSLRLNLQAPDTVIIYESDWDPNWDLQACYRAQRTEQKNEVRVLRLMTVNSVEEKIQANTAHFNLNRDKMFRSERRQLLQSILEQEKEEVGEEDEVPDDETINQMLARTEDEFDIYQKMDIERREEARNPNRKPHLMEEDELPTWILKDEKEAIEEGNLYKVEQVKQKTKKPRKRKAEKEEETKPKKRRGCPPVEKLPPNPRKLTSVMKKVLDVVLNYKDRDDRVLSEAFFQLPSKKDLPEYYEIIAKPVDFKEIKQRIRDHRYLSLDDLETDVMLLCENAQSYNIEGSLIYEDSIVLKSVFTSARERLEKEGVSYSDENSSSNEEDEGEEDEGKGEEEEEEEDEEEGHSSSKKHKRDKSKKKKEKSDSKKRKSRSKAKPVISDEDEETDEDYE